The Phyllopteryx taeniolatus isolate TA_2022b chromosome 2, UOR_Ptae_1.2, whole genome shotgun sequence nucleotide sequence TCTGTTTTCAGAGACGCTTCGCCACTGACTCACCTTCTAAACTCGTGAGGTCTTGTGACGTTAAAGTCACAAGGCTGTGTGCCTTTGATTGTGGCAACATGCAATCCAGAGCGGCACAGTGTTTTGTAACCCTTAATTTTGTACGTGTTTGCTTCTTTTAACGCTGTGTGCAATGCTAATTGTGCTGATGTGTGCTGTTCTTAATTTCCCTCACGGGGAAGACTTAAGTTTCTACATTATCTGTCTTACTGTTGCTCCCGCATTTGACAGTTTCACTTTAGGTTCTGTGTAATTCCTCTCAGTACCTTTGGTGGACAACTGTGAGTGTCAATGCAGGTTATGATGTCTCTGATCAATTTCAGATGGAGTCCTGTCATCATCCTAACGTTAGCTACTGGACACTACATGGACTCTGgtaagtgtgcgtgcgtgccaaGCTTTAGCCATTGATCTATGTAGTTCTCAAACCATATAATGATTACAGCCAATTGTGCATGTTTGCATAAAGCATTGTACACTGAACAACAATATAAGtgcaacacttgtttttgttcccatttttcatgagctgaactcaaagggctctattttcatgactaGCACATATCCAGTCGTACGCTGAGCATAACTTTGCGAGGATGCAAGTTAGACCGGGTGTTTGTAATTTCGTAAACATGGGCCAAAGCTGCGTAGTTTTAAAGACAAAGGTTTGCGTCGTGTGGGGGTGAACACAGTAGACTCAAGTCATGTACAATCAAAGTGTCTTCTTTCaatccctttaaatgtggcacactCGTCGCACACTGACAGACTCGACATGGCAGAGCGAAGAGAACCAAACCTTTCAAAGGAATAAACTGATTTGCTCGATTTGGGTTTGGAGAACCGCAGAACATACATTGACCAGTGTTTACGATGTATATTGAAGCTTAGGAGGGAGAAAtgtgccaacacaacaaacaaaacagatcCAAAAGAACACTAACTGTCTAACCACCaccaaaatgtaaattaaagacACGATCTCAACCTAACTCCTAAACCAGAAAAACTGGTGAAAAAGAGGGTTCGAGAAAAACGTTTCTCCCTCCTACCAGACTTTTAGCAGGCACCATTCACAATGGTCCTCTTTTTGTTTGGTACAACACACTTGTTCATAACAGCTCTGCTCACAACAGGGACAACAGGTGCAAATGCACTGCTTGGCCATGTTGGAAGGGGAAGAGAAGCGAGAGACAGGCTGCAGACGCCATTTGTGCTCCGGGGCACATTGCGCAGTCTATGAAAGAAGAGCCCATACTTTTCGTCTGTACACAAAAGGCCCATTTCTCGTAAATATTGTTCAGAAATTTGACTTCAATtgttagtgagcacttctcctttgccgagataaCCACCCTCACGTGTGGCataaagatgctgattagaGAACATGATCATTACTTTGTTGTGCCTTCGGCTGCCCGCAATAACAggccatttgaaaatgtgcaattttggTGTATTAGGGGGCTCAGAAAACCAGCCAGTTGCTTTATTTGCCTGAAACAGTACCACACATCTCCTTTGCATAGTTAATCAGgttgtgtttatatttgtgttcagtgtattttaatacatttgcttGACATTAACAAGACGTAAATAAGGGGAAATAATATATGCTTTCCTTTTTCAGGCCCAATAAAGGGAATGTTTGTAACGCATCATGGCATTTCAACTCATCTGAAATAGAGGTATTATATTGTGCTTTATACTTTTACttgtaagtgtaaaaaaaaaaaaaaaattatattctagTGTATTTTCAGGACTTGCTCCCTGACATGGAAAAGAGTTGGCCTGATTTACTGAAACCTGCATCAGATGGATTTTGGTGAGGAGatcagtattttattattattttttttttaaataagagtcATCAGAAATGTTAATTATTTAAATGGTTAAcggttggatttttatttttgtgcgaGACGACAGTCCATCACCTcccatgtgtctgtgtgttgcaACAGGAAGTACGAATGGTCCAAACACGGCACATGTGCAGCCAAAGCACCCGCACTCAACAGTCAACATAAATATTTCAGCAAGGCACTGGAACTGTACCATAAAGTGGACTTGGATAGGTACTGAAAACTCACAGCACTGCAACGAGTTTATAGTCCACCATTTCACACTTGACAACTTTCACAATATATTATAATTCTACAAATGTGTCCCTGTTTTTGTAGCATCCTGAGGAAATTTGACATCATCCCATCTGAAGACTATTATAAAGTAAGTATTTCTGTTTACAGCACCGTGTATCGGAGTGTATTGTATATAGGGAAGTATAGACCAGTAATTTCCTACAACTGTGCCAAAAATGATCCAATTTTACATAATCGGTcgtaaaaatgttcatttaacaTATCTTTGTTCACATATGTGCAGTGTTGTAACGAAGGTTCATGAACTCGTTCATGTTTTGTGCGACCGTGTGTGCGAACTGGTCTTAGTTTATTTCTGTGTGTTGAACGTAATTTGAGAacacgctcattctggcgtaaaagaacagtttttgaacgaaagttcattttcattcaagaatgctgggttttgttagggacttccaggacaaacccCATCTGAAAACACTATATGtaagccttcatatgtcggcggATAGACGATTCAGTGCGGCCACGTCCGCCGGGTGAGAACGCGAGGTTCGTTCAGGGATGCTGCgtaaatggcagtgaatgtgttcttcggtggttcttgtgtaatacagtacataattgtaaaaaatgatGACTAGGAAAATTGTtctttgtatcagaatgctttagttaaaactgtaTGGTCACACTGTCATGACttgtcatgacaataaaaggtgattcttcttggAATTGACagcggtgtgaaaaagtgtttgcacccttcctgatttatttcagtgtgacaaacatgcaaaaaaacaaagtaaaattaagggggcaaacactttttcacaccgctgtattttgttttttaatataagaatagataaatgttttgttaatatagtcagccagagctacGAGGAATGCAGTTATcagtgtcctttcaccatcattcctgttgtcctgtgttgcgtgtttttgtttactcATTAATGACAGAAGTcctattgttgttttttcctcatgGTTTTGAGATTGTAGTGcgaaagctgcagctggttaTGAGTGCGGActaaatgggtggcaacaatggggaaatgaaatgccaatattttaaggggaatagcccGTCATCAACatattgagaggaaaaaaacaaacaaactgtgaactagttcatttttggaatggtgaacttagttcaaaatttgtAATGATCAACTATGAACTGAAGAAGTGcattttttggaatggtgacAAAACTACTGAACTTGGAACTAGTTCACATAGAatatgaactttcccaacactgcctATCTATGCCAACGACGTATTGTGACagataaaacaatcaaatgctcttccactagatggcagaagctaCAAATAAGCAATGTATCCTCTTGTTGCCTTTCATGCATGCTgtttatcattatttcagtataaatactttttgtgacatttttgtttggtgatgtgctgtgagatttttcctaTGTAAAACATGTGCCTTGCCTCAATAAGGGTTCGGAAGCACCGGTATAGATGTAGTATTGCTGTAGGCAAGTGGCAGAGCGTTAAGACTATcctgctttttaaaatatttttaacgtcaagcgtaaaaagaagttaagtagtaaaatgttgattaaacTCATATTATTATACTGTAGTTAACAACAACACATTGTTCATTCTACTTTGCAGTGGTATAGAACTACCCTGCATCATTGATAAGACCATTTCGAcatatttatctttttcttttttttgtgtgtgtgtgtggcgtttgcatgctcACCCCATGCTAGGGCTCCGGGTGCTCCAGCTTTCTTATTTgacactttttccattttccggAAATATATTCTcaataaatgacaatatttgtatttggagTGTGGGAGTTAAGCTGTCGGTGGtttatagaataaaataaaggtGTTCATTTTACTCAAACCTATACCTATAAATAGCAAAATGGGAGCAACTAGTTGTTTTCGCAGTGgtctcttattattattattttttccagagctgtatgtactttttttgtgtaaaatatgtggcttattgcctcaaataataataattattattattaataaataaataaataaataaataaacgttgTGAGACAACACTACAGAAAACGGATCGATAGATATATTTGTCCACGTGAATTAACTGCACCAGTACACAAtctatcgatccatccattttcttgactcGTAATTATATCCTCATTAGGCCGCAAGTGAACTGCTGCTGCCTTGCttacttcgggtgagaggcatgACGGGGTACAATTGCAAGCAACCACAAACTTTAAACATGCAAAACGCAACAATACCGTTTTCGTAAATGCTGAGTTTTTGGATTCGGGATATTTCGTGCTGTGTCTCGTGTGCATTCAAGCGGTGATCAGAGGTGACACGGTTTACCACGTGACCGAGCATGTTGGTCGACGGCACTCCTGATTGGCTGAAGCGGCAGGCGAGAGGCGGAAGTACATGCAGTAGGTAAACAACTGTAGACGCAACTGAAGCGAACTCCTCAGTCCCTGTCACGCAAGAACATGAAGCAATACTAGTCGACAGTCTTCACGAAGCAATTTTGCAACATAGGACGAAGTAAGTTACGTTAAAACATATAGTACCAACGCT carries:
- the rnaset2 gene encoding ribonuclease T2 isoform X2, which codes for MESCHHPNVSYWTLHGLWPNKGNVCNASWHFNSSEIEDLLPDMEKSWPDLLKPASDGFWKYEWSKHGTCAAKAPALNSQHKYFSKALELYHKVDLDSILRKFDIIPSEDYYKFSQIEGVMENFYGVKPKIQCVHSSKNSDAQTLGQVEICFSPDFSLLDCEQEISFTGASGFSVCDRDIPVYYPPL